In Candidatus Nomurabacteria bacterium, the following proteins share a genomic window:
- a CDS encoding class I SAM-dependent methyltransferase, with product MAIKPNFTRKKKRKQHGATFWDSEYSKPEHLKLSTKPSADLEKFTRWLDRRNRMDILGPEASVLDVGCGNGRNLIYLSQTFGCKGIGYDVSAAAISQAVAASKGLPLSYKARSIAGALEIEPESQDLALDMMTSHFLNQAERLTLRDEIHRSLKPGGYLFMKTFLKDDDLHTRRLLKDHAATEEGTYIHPVMGVAEFVYSEEELLNFLSEKFIVHKIYRSHKHAFRGRARKRRTITVYAEKDPYQK from the coding sequence ATGGCTATCAAACCTAACTTTACCCGCAAGAAAAAGCGCAAGCAGCACGGCGCCACCTTTTGGGATTCCGAATACAGCAAACCGGAGCACCTTAAGCTCTCCACCAAACCAAGTGCCGATTTGGAAAAATTCACTCGTTGGCTGGACAGGAGAAACAGGATGGACATTTTAGGTCCTGAAGCTAGCGTACTTGATGTTGGCTGTGGTAATGGCCGTAACCTCATCTACCTATCACAAACCTTTGGCTGCAAAGGTATTGGCTATGACGTATCAGCCGCTGCTATTTCCCAAGCGGTAGCTGCTTCAAAAGGACTGCCGCTGAGCTACAAAGCACGTAGTATCGCCGGAGCACTGGAAATTGAACCAGAATCACAAGACTTGGCACTTGATATGATGACTTCACACTTTCTTAATCAGGCAGAAAGACTAACCTTACGGGACGAAATCCACCGAAGCCTTAAGCCGGGCGGTTATCTCTTTATGAAAACTTTTCTTAAAGACGACGACCTCCATACCCGTCGCCTCTTAAAAGATCACGCCGCCACCGAAGAAGGAACCTACATCCACCCAGTCATGGGTGTAGCAGAATTTGTCTACAGCGAGGAAGAGTTGCTTAATTTTTTGTCTGAGAAATTTATCGTTCACAAAATCTACCGATCACACAAACACGCTTTTCGCGGTCGAGCTCGTAAACGTCGCACTATTACTGTTTATGCTGAAAAAGACCCCTATCAGAAGTAG
- a CDS encoding DUF1304 domain-containing protein: protein MESVPQVLIGLVAITHLYFFWFEFFGWSKAITVLYKQELPEIFQLPTKVLMTNQGLYNGFLAAGLIWTFFISDPLWHTRISVFFLVCVIVAGTFGAMSLGKRVFMMQALPAILALAAIWYL, encoded by the coding sequence ATGGAAAGCGTACCTCAGGTGCTAATTGGATTAGTAGCTATCACTCACTTGTACTTTTTTTGGTTTGAGTTTTTTGGGTGGTCAAAAGCCATAACTGTTTTATATAAACAAGAGTTACCCGAAATTTTTCAGTTACCGACTAAAGTATTGATGACAAACCAAGGCTTGTACAACGGTTTTTTAGCGGCCGGTTTGATTTGGACATTTTTTATTTCTGATCCCTTGTGGCACACCAGAATCAGTGTTTTCTTCTTGGTTTGTGTAATCGTGGCGGGGACTTTTGGGGCAATGTCGCTAGGGAAAAGAGTTTTTATGATGCAAGCTCTGCCGGCAATTCTGGCCTTGGCAGCCATCTGGTATCTTTAG
- a CDS encoding GGDEF domain-containing protein — protein sequence MYVIYGIVQTDLNIQGEDLMNQSGCSRKISHGDPSKRVYKFAQKCDLNKEEVDYLYTQRLLYMKELYGDLVKPKCPLLNRQIWDDILKELQIIHLKKQLEQALRIDPLTEMSNRKFFDEQMLEFAQHLHSNGSPTSLVLVDIDNFKTINDTLGHPFGDLVIKAVVKCITSNIRDHDVAARYGGEEFAVIVDGDREAASKIAERIRQDVSKIDTSRLNGSEIKREVTISCGVASFIKTNRSTETVNSVIKRADEALYKAKNTGRNRTVISE from the coding sequence ATGTATGTTATTTATGGTATTGTCCAAACGGACTTAAACATTCAGGGAGAAGATCTCATGAACCAATCAGGTTGTAGTAGGAAAATCAGTCATGGTGATCCTAGCAAGCGAGTGTATAAATTTGCGCAGAAATGTGATTTGAACAAAGAAGAAGTGGACTATTTGTACACACAAAGACTACTCTATATGAAAGAATTGTATGGAGATCTGGTGAAACCAAAATGTCCACTGCTCAATAGGCAAATCTGGGATGATATTCTTAAGGAGCTTCAAATAATCCATTTAAAAAAGCAGCTTGAACAAGCCTTGAGAATCGATCCTTTAACAGAGATGAGTAACCGCAAGTTTTTTGACGAGCAAATGTTAGAGTTTGCACAACACCTTCACAGTAATGGTAGCCCGACTTCATTAGTCCTGGTTGACATAGATAATTTTAAAACCATAAACGACACTCTTGGTCATCCTTTTGGAGATCTGGTAATTAAAGCTGTTGTGAAGTGTATAACCAGCAACATCAGAGATCATGATGTAGCTGCTCGTTATGGCGGTGAAGAATTTGCAGTCATTGTAGACGGTGATCGCGAAGCTGCCAGCAAAATAGCTGAACGTATTCGTCAGGATGTAAGCAAGATAGACACATCCAGGCTAAACGGCTCAGAAATCAAACGCGAAGTAACCATAAGCTGTGGGGTTGCAAGTTTTATAAAAACCAATAGGAGCACTGAAACGGTTAATAGTGTCATCAAACGAGCAGACGAAGCTTTATACAAAGCCAAAAATACAGGTAGAAACCGTACCGTCATAAGTGAGTGA
- the msrB gene encoding peptide-methionine (R)-S-oxide reductase MsrB, whose product MSDKNLIFIVILAVAVIIIIWFLSAKSPVNNTNPMQNITNNQIETPTDSQSVATATALLANGCFWCVEHDLEEVKGVINVESGYAGGSTENPTYENYAAGGHREVVLVTYDPTQVSYANLVEHILKHGDPTDAEGSFYDRGPQYTPAIYYENEKEKTTALAVIKAIDGLHVFADPLPIVVIPRVQFWPAEEYHQDYAKKNPLRYKFYRSSSGRDNFIEKHWGDAAGEFSVTDLPVKDSAKVIYNENYWDGYQKPSEAELRSVLTDLQYKVTQKEGTERPFTNVYDKNYEQGVYVDIVSGEPLFLSTDKYDSGTGWPSFVKPISDEAVTLEEDNTLFTSRTEVRSAHADSHLGHVFDDGPTDRGGKRYCMNSAALKFVPLADMENEGYGYLLPLFE is encoded by the coding sequence ATGAGTGATAAGAATTTAATTTTTATAGTGATACTGGCTGTGGCCGTTATTATAATCATCTGGTTCCTGTCAGCTAAATCACCTGTCAATAATACCAATCCAATGCAAAATATAACTAACAATCAAATAGAAACTCCTACCGATTCTCAGAGCGTTGCCACTGCTACGGCACTGTTGGCTAACGGCTGCTTTTGGTGTGTGGAGCATGATCTAGAGGAAGTGAAGGGAGTTATCAATGTCGAGTCTGGTTATGCTGGTGGGTCAACTGAGAATCCTACTTATGAAAATTACGCTGCTGGTGGACATAGAGAGGTGGTGCTGGTAACTTATGACCCAACCCAGGTTAGCTACGCCAATTTGGTAGAGCATATCCTTAAACACGGCGATCCAACTGATGCTGAAGGGTCTTTTTATGACCGCGGTCCTCAGTACACACCAGCGATTTATTATGAAAACGAAAAGGAAAAAACCACCGCTTTAGCGGTAATTAAAGCAATTGATGGATTGCATGTTTTTGCTGATCCGCTGCCGATTGTTGTTATACCGCGAGTGCAATTTTGGCCAGCAGAAGAATATCATCAGGATTACGCCAAGAAGAATCCTCTTCGTTATAAGTTTTATCGTAGTTCATCAGGCAGGGACAACTTTATCGAAAAGCACTGGGGTGACGCAGCTGGCGAATTTTCGGTGACTGATTTACCAGTAAAGGACAGTGCCAAGGTTATCTACAATGAAAATTACTGGGATGGTTACCAAAAGCCGTCTGAAGCTGAACTGCGTTCCGTGTTGACCGATTTACAGTACAAAGTGACGCAAAAGGAGGGTACTGAGCGACCATTTACTAATGTTTATGATAAGAATTATGAGCAGGGAGTATATGTAGATATTGTGTCGGGCGAACCATTGTTTTTGTCCACTGATAAGTACGACTCCGGTACCGGTTGGCCGTCGTTTGTAAAGCCGATTTCAGATGAGGCGGTTACGCTGGAAGAAGATAATACTTTATTTACTTCGCGCACTGAAGTACGTTCTGCACATGCGGATTCACACCTTGGACACGTGTTTGACGATGGTCCTACTGATCGGGGTGGTAAGCGGTATTGTATGAATTCTGCTGCTTTGAAATTTGTTCCTCTAGCTGATATGGAAAATGAGGGTTATGGGTATTTGTTACCGCTTTTTGAGTAG